The genomic segment TGGGAGCTCAAGAGCATCGGGCGGGCCAACCTGAGCGGGAAGGACCTGTGCATGCTGGAGTATCTGGATCGCCTGGTACAGAGCAATCTCACCCTGTTCTACATCTATACGTTGGGTGAAACGGGGGCCTATGTCGAGACCGCCGGGCGCGTCTATCGGGAGGCCCTCCGTGCGGTCGGATCGAACGGGGAGTGCGCCGTCAAGCGGTGGCTGGATCAGTTGAGATCGGTATCGCACAGCGGCCTGTGCAATGGATTCTATTTCGGCGTCTCCGGGCAGGAATATCTCAGCCCTCAAGCGCTATCTCCGATCGCGTGACGAAGGGCGTGGGGAGGAACGAACAATGGCGAAACTGATGGCGCCCGGGGGAACGCGGGGGATGGCCTTCTCGGTCCTGGAGGCGGGGGCCGATACGGTCTATGTCGGCGTCAGGGGATGGAGTCGACGAGGGTCCGACACCGAGCTGACCGATGCGGAGGTCCGTGAGCTCTGTGCGGCGGCACGCGCGCAGGGCAAGCACGTACGGGTGGTGTTGAATACGATGCCCAGCTCAACAGAGGTCTCGCTGCTGTTGAAGAAGGTCGATATGTATGCCGGGTGGGGTGTCACCGGGTTCATGATCAGCGACATCGGCTCGATGGTCCAGGTGCGGTCGCACTTCCCCGATATCACGATCCACGTCAGCGTGGGCGCCGGGCTGAGCAACGCCCTCGAGGTCAAGTTTTATCACGAGCTGGGGGCCAGTGTGGTCATCCTGCCGTACCGGATGGGGATCGAGGAGGTCCGGGCGATCAAGCGATCCCTCGACGTCGGGCTGGAGGTCTTCCTGTTCAGGACCGAGAACCTGGACGGGATCGTCTGTCCCGGCAAGTGTACGATGAGCAGCTACTTCAGCTCGAACCGGTGGATTGATCACGAGGGGAAGGATTACTTTTACGGCAGCGCCAATCGGGGCGGCGATTGTCTGCGGGTCTGTCAGGTCGGGTGGGAGGCGACGAACGACGACCGGGAGATCGACGGAAAGTTCGGCCTGAAAGGCAACCCTCTGCTCTGGCTGAAGGAGCTGTCCGACTATATTCATGCGGGGGTAGACTACTTCAAGGTGCCGGGGCGGGATCGGTCGGATGATCTGGTCAGGGACATCGTTCGGTTCTATAGGCGGGTCGTCGACGATCTGCAGGCCTTCCCGTCCGACGAGGTGACGGCCCACTATGCGCCGGAGCTGGCGGAGCTGAAGAAGCGATGGGCGAGCGAGCGGCGGCGGCGGGACGACCGCCTCGTTGCGCGGGCAAAGGGATGACGTCGATGACGACAGGCGTGCAGACCTCGACGCAGACGGTCAAGCTGCTGGCGCCGGGCGGGAGCCTGCGAATGGCCCTCAATGCGCTGGCCGAGGGGGCCGACGCCGTCTATGTCGGGGCCCGCGGATGGAGCCGCCGATCGTCGCTGATGGACCTGACGGATGATGAGATCAGAGAGTTGAGCGAGGCGGCGAGCGCCATGGGGCGGGAGATCAAGGTGGCCCTGAACGCGATGCCGGGGCCGACCGAGATGCCGCGCCTGATGCAGAAGGTCGAGGCGTACGCCGGGTGGGGCGTGTCCGGGTTTGTCTTGTCGGATCCCGGTTGCATCCTGGCGGTCAGACGGCAGTTCCCGACGATCGACATCCATGTCAGCATCGGGACCGCCGTGACCAACCGGCAGGACATCTACTTTTACAAGTCGCTCGGCGGAAGTTGCATCATCCTACCGTACCGGCTGCAGCCGGATGAGGTGAAGGCGATCAAGGCGGAGGTCGGGATGGCGGTAGAGATCTTTCTCTTTCAGCCGATGCCGCTCGGGATCGTCTGTCCCGGCAAGTGCATCATGAGCAGCTATCTGGTCTACAAGGAGTGGTCGGAGGGCGACGACGACGAGATGATCGGTTCGGCCAATCGCGGCGCACGGGGCTGCTCACGGGTCTGCCAGGGGGGATGGGACGTGGCGGCGTCCGACGGCGAATTCGACGGCAAGAGCACACTGCGCAACGACCCCTTCCTGCAGTTGTGGGAGTTGCCCGGCTTTGTGGCGGCTGGGGTCGATTACCTCAAGATCCAGGGTCGGGAACGGTCGGAAGAGTTGATGCGGGATATCACGCGGTTTTACCGGGGGCTGATCGATGCCATTCCGGCATCCGGCGCCGGGCTGTCGCTGGAGCCGTATGTTCCGGAATGGCAGGAGCTGAGAAAACGGTGGACCATGGAGCGCACGCGCCGCGCCGGTGTCCTACTGGGCAGCGCGCGGCAGCCGCAGTAAGGAACAGCAGAAGGGGCGTATCGGCATGACGGCGTCGAATAACGGTTCAGGCGGACTACCTGTGCTGCGGGCGGCCTTTGAGCCGACCGGGAGCCCTCGCTGGTTCGTCTATGCGATGAAGAAGCTGGGGCTGGATGCCAAGCACGGGTTTGATCTGCAGATCACCCTGGTCCGGGATCAGATCACAGGCGCGTTTCAATCGTTTGAGGTAGCCCTCAAGGAGGACGCCGTCGATCTGATCGACGTCGACTGGATTGTCATTGGCCGTCACCGGTCCGATGGCCTCCCCCTGACCGCCTTCTTTCCCTATGGGCGGATCGCAGGCGGGCTTGTGGTCCCATCCGACTCATCGATCAGCGGTCTGCAAGACCTGCGCGGGAAGCGGATCGGTGTGGTCCGGCTGCGCGATAAGAACTGGGTCATCTTACGGGCAGCGTGCATGAAACAGTTCGGCTTTGATCCCCAGCAGGAGAATACGGTCGTCGAGGCGCTCTCCAAGGGGACCCTGGCTGAGATGCTCAAAGATCGGCAGGTTCAGGCCGCATTGCAGTGGTGGCAATTGATCCCGCCGTTGGTGGCGACAGGGGTGTATCGTCGGGTCGTCGATGTCCTCGACCTGATCGCCGATCTCGGGATCGACGGTGCGGTCCCGATTACCCTCTTTACCGT from the Candidatus Methylomirabilota bacterium genome contains:
- a CDS encoding U32 family peptidase — protein: MTTGVQTSTQTVKLLAPGGSLRMALNALAEGADAVYVGARGWSRRSSLMDLTDDEIRELSEAASAMGREIKVALNAMPGPTEMPRLMQKVEAYAGWGVSGFVLSDPGCILAVRRQFPTIDIHVSIGTAVTNRQDIYFYKSLGGSCIILPYRLQPDEVKAIKAEVGMAVEIFLFQPMPLGIVCPGKCIMSSYLVYKEWSEGDDDEMIGSANRGARGCSRVCQGGWDVAASDGEFDGKSTLRNDPFLQLWELPGFVAAGVDYLKIQGRERSEELMRDITRFYRGLIDAIPASGAGLSLEPYVPEWQELRKRWTMERTRRAGVLLGSARQPQ
- a CDS encoding ABC transporter substrate-binding protein, encoding MTASNNGSGGLPVLRAAFEPTGSPRWFVYAMKKLGLDAKHGFDLQITLVRDQITGAFQSFEVALKEDAVDLIDVDWIVIGRHRSDGLPLTAFFPYGRIAGGLVVPSDSSISGLQDLRGKRIGVVRLRDKNWVILRAACMKQFGFDPQQENTVVEALSKGTLAEMLKDRQVQAALQWWQLIPPLVATGVYRRVVDVLDLIADLGIDGAVPITLFTVTEAFAQRNPELLRGFVRAFCDTAAYLKANDQIWVEIGEQVMGGIDPRILTILRDSWRRRVMTAWDGATVHQIERLFDELLKVGGGPLLGIDRLPPGTFTMGFAG
- a CDS encoding U32 family peptidase — its product is MAKLMAPGGTRGMAFSVLEAGADTVYVGVRGWSRRGSDTELTDAEVRELCAAARAQGKHVRVVLNTMPSSTEVSLLLKKVDMYAGWGVTGFMISDIGSMVQVRSHFPDITIHVSVGAGLSNALEVKFYHELGASVVILPYRMGIEEVRAIKRSLDVGLEVFLFRTENLDGIVCPGKCTMSSYFSSNRWIDHEGKDYFYGSANRGGDCLRVCQVGWEATNDDREIDGKFGLKGNPLLWLKELSDYIHAGVDYFKVPGRDRSDDLVRDIVRFYRRVVDDLQAFPSDEVTAHYAPELAELKKRWASERRRRDDRLVARAKG